One genomic segment of Erysipelotrichaceae bacterium 66202529 includes these proteins:
- a CDS encoding GNAT family N-acetyltransferase, with amino-acid sequence MELRRYQQADCKELTELFYNTVHIVNAKDYTEEQLNVWATRQVDSDRWNLLLQKHYSIVAVENDRIVGFGDMDKTGYLDHLYVHVSFQGHGIATAICDRLERFVEGNITTHASITARPFFEKRGYRVVKEQEVERSGVVLTNYVMIKER; translated from the coding sequence GTGGAGCTTAGAAGGTATCAGCAGGCAGACTGCAAAGAGCTGACAGAATTGTTTTATAATACGGTACATATTGTGAATGCAAAAGATTATACAGAGGAACAGTTAAATGTATGGGCAACAAGACAGGTGGATTCGGACAGATGGAACCTGTTACTACAAAAGCATTATAGTATTGTTGCTGTTGAAAATGATCGTATCGTAGGCTTTGGTGATATGGATAAAACAGGTTATCTTGACCACTTATATGTTCATGTGAGCTTTCAGGGGCACGGTATTGCTACAGCTATTTGTGACCGACTCGAGCGCTTTGTTGAAGGGAATATAACGACACATGCTTCTATTACAGCCAGACCTTTCTTTGAAAAAAGAGGCTACAGGGTTGTAAAGGAGCAGGAGGTAGAGAGAAGCGGAGTTGTTCTTACAAACTATGTTATGATAAAGGAACGATAA
- a CDS encoding AAA family ATPase → MTFSNKLKNKIYVDKSLLIEKTNEIICSNESKLCVSRPRRFGKSTDSCMLAAYYSKGADSSSIFNSLNIAQSDSYWEHLNKHNDLFEYAGLFNRLKILC, encoded by the coding sequence ATGACCTTTTCAAACAAATTAAAGAATAAGATATATGTTGATAAATCTTTGTTGATTGAAAAAACAAATGAGATCATTTGTAGTAATGAATCAAAATTATGTGTTTCACGCCCTAGACGTTTTGGAAAATCGACGGATTCCTGTATGCTGGCTGCCTATTATTCAAAGGGTGCAGATTCCTCATCGATATTTAATTCCCTAAACATTGCACAATCTGATTCCTATTGGGAACATCTGAACAAGCATAATGATTTATTTGAATATGCAGGACTTTTTAACAGGCTCAAAATCTTGTGCTGA